The Deltaproteobacteria bacterium genome window below encodes:
- a CDS encoding DUF3343 domain-containing protein encodes MEYILGFGSTHRALKAEELLKNASLTFRLLPVPKALDSACGLVISVDEGLFDEAFQALQKGGLLPRNVYRKEGEEYVKV; translated from the coding sequence ATGGAGTATATACTGGGCTTCGGCTCGACCCACAGGGCCTTGAAAGCCGAGGAACTCTTGAAGAACGCGTCCCTCACTTTCAGGCTGCTCCCGGTGCCAAAGGCCCTTGATTCGGCTTGCGGGCTTGTCATCTCTGTCGATGAAGGTTTGTTCGACGAGGCTTTTCAGGCCCTTCAAAAAGGAGGGCTTTTGCCCAGGAACGTGTACAGGAAAGAAGGTGAAGAGTATGTTAAGGTGTGA
- a CDS encoding serine hydroxymethyltransferase has translation MALKEFDPEVYDAIRLETERQEWKLELIASENFVSEAVMEAAGSVMTNKYAEGYPGKRYYGGCEFVDIVERLAIERAKKLFGADHVNVQPHSGSQANMAVYLATVKPGDTVMGMNLSHGGHLTHGSPVNFSGQLYNIVFYGVRQDDQRIDMDQVRDLAKKNNPKLIVVGASAYPRIIDFKAFREVADEVGAKIMVDIAHIAGLVATGLHPSPVPHAEFVTTTTHKTLRGPRSGVIMCREEFAKAVDKQIFPGIQGGPLMHIIAAKAVAFKEALEPSFTAYQKQVLANAKVLSGELMARGFTLVSGGTDNHLMLMDLTKQDITGKEAEEALVKAGITVNKNTIPFETRSPFVTSGIRIGVPAATTKGMKEPEMKVIAGFIQRALEKRSDDAALEGIKAEVKELCSRFPLYKGRMERALA, from the coding sequence ATGGCCCTCAAGGAATTTGACCCCGAAGTATACGACGCCATACGGCTTGAGACCGAAAGGCAGGAATGGAAGCTTGAGCTAATCGCGTCCGAGAATTTCGTAAGCGAGGCGGTGATGGAGGCGGCCGGGAGCGTAATGACCAACAAGTACGCCGAAGGCTACCCCGGAAAACGCTATTACGGCGGCTGCGAGTTCGTGGACATAGTCGAGAGGCTCGCGATAGAGAGGGCGAAGAAGCTCTTCGGAGCCGACCACGTGAACGTGCAGCCCCATTCAGGCTCGCAGGCCAACATGGCGGTCTACCTGGCGACAGTTAAGCCCGGCGACACCGTAATGGGCATGAACCTTTCCCATGGCGGCCACCTTACGCACGGAAGCCCCGTTAACTTCTCGGGCCAGCTCTATAATATAGTCTTCTACGGGGTCCGCCAGGACGACCAGAGGATCGACATGGACCAGGTGCGGGACCTCGCGAAAAAGAATAACCCCAAGCTAATTGTAGTCGGCGCGAGCGCCTATCCCCGGATTATAGATTTCAAGGCCTTCAGGGAAGTGGCCGACGAGGTCGGCGCCAAGATAATGGTGGACATAGCCCATATAGCAGGGCTCGTGGCTACAGGCCTTCACCCGAGCCCCGTGCCTCACGCCGAGTTCGTCACGACCACCACGCACAAGACGCTTCGCGGCCCCCGCAGCGGCGTCATCATGTGCAGGGAGGAGTTCGCCAAGGCGGTCGATAAGCAGATATTCCCCGGCATACAGGGCGGCCCGCTCATGCACATAATCGCGGCAAAGGCGGTCGCCTTCAAGGAGGCGCTTGAGCCTTCCTTTACGGCCTACCAGAAGCAGGTGCTCGCGAATGCGAAGGTCCTCTCGGGCGAGCTTATGGCAAGGGGCTTTACGCTCGTATCCGGCGGGACTGATAACCATCTCATGCTCATGGACCTCACGAAGCAGGACATAACCGGCAAGGAGGCCGAGGAAGCGCTCGTAAAAGCCGGAATAACCGTAAACAAGAATACCATCCCGTTCGAGACCAGGAGCCCGTTCGTAACGAGCGGCATAAGGATAGGCGTTCCGGCGGCCACCACCAAGGGCATGAAGGAGCCTGAGATGAAGGTCATAGCGGGCTTCATACAGAGGGCCCTTGAGAAGAGGAGCGATGATGCCGCGCTCGAAGGCATAAAGGCGGAAGTGAAGGAACTCTGCTCGAGGTTCCCGCTTTACAAGGGCAGGATGGAAAGAGCTTTGGCCTAA
- the rpiB gene encoding ribose 5-phosphate isomerase B codes for MERIAIASDHAGRELKEDLKEFMASLGVEVDDMGVNDDKSVDYPDYGIPLAERVSKGEVPKGVLVCGTGIGMSILANKFSNVRAALVNDVYTARMAKEHNDANILVIGGRIAGKGLAREMLKTWLETAFEGGRHQKRLDKIREVEKKNGR; via the coding sequence ATGGAAAGGATAGCCATAGCAAGCGACCATGCCGGAAGGGAGCTCAAGGAGGACCTTAAGGAGTTCATGGCCTCCCTCGGGGTGGAGGTCGACGACATGGGCGTTAACGACGATAAATCGGTTGATTACCCGGATTACGGCATCCCGTTGGCCGAGCGGGTTTCGAAAGGCGAGGTTCCCAAGGGCGTCCTTGTCTGCGGGACCGGCATAGGTATGAGCATACTCGCGAACAAGTTCAGCAACGTCCGGGCCGCGCTCGTGAACGACGTCTACACCGCCCGGATGGCCAAGGAGCATAACGACGCCAATATCCTCGTAATAGGCGGGAGGATCGCCGGAAAAGGGCTTGCCCGGGAGATGCTGAAGACCTGGCTCGAGACCGCCTTCGAGGGCGGCAGGCACCAGAAGCGGCTCGATAAGATACGGGAAGTCGAGAAGAAGAACGGCAGGTAG
- the fabF gene encoding beta-ketoacyl-ACP synthase II, protein MRRVVVTGIGITSPLGTGVEKNWEAVIQGRSGVREITRFDASNFPVKIAGEVPDFDPLPYIEKKEVKKMDLFIQYAVAASQMAYEDSGYRITDENAEMAGVYIGAGIGGLPAIEHWFDVLKEKGPDRITPFFIPMVIINLASGQVSIKLGAKGPNSCAVTACATGTHSIGDAARLIQTGMADVMVAGGAESTITPLCVAGFNAMKALSTRNGDPKGASRPFDKDRDGFVIGEGAGVVFLEELESARKRGARIYAEIAGYGLNADANHMTTPAPNGEGAARCMKMALRTAGLNPEDIGYVNAHGTSTYYNDLYETMAVKTVFGEHARKLAVSSTKGMTGHLLGAAGGIEAVFTALSLHHGVLPPTINYTTPDPECDLDYVPNAPREAKVKAALSNSFGFGGTNGVLAFKRFE, encoded by the coding sequence ATGAGAAGGGTAGTAGTAACCGGCATCGGTATAACGAGCCCGCTCGGGACAGGAGTCGAAAAGAACTGGGAGGCCGTTATCCAGGGCCGCTCCGGGGTCAGGGAGATAACCCGTTTCGACGCTTCAAACTTCCCCGTGAAGATAGCTGGGGAGGTCCCTGATTTCGACCCGCTCCCGTACATAGAGAAGAAAGAGGTCAAGAAGATGGACCTCTTCATCCAGTACGCGGTCGCCGCGAGCCAGATGGCCTATGAGGACTCGGGCTACAGGATAACCGACGAGAACGCCGAGATGGCGGGGGTCTATATCGGGGCCGGGATAGGCGGCCTTCCGGCCATCGAGCACTGGTTCGACGTCCTGAAGGAAAAGGGGCCGGACAGGATTACCCCCTTCTTCATCCCGATGGTCATAATAAACCTCGCCTCCGGGCAGGTCTCGATAAAGCTCGGGGCAAAGGGCCCCAATAGCTGCGCGGTCACGGCCTGCGCGACAGGCACCCATTCCATAGGGGACGCGGCCAGGCTCATACAGACCGGCATGGCCGATGTGATGGTCGCCGGCGGGGCCGAGTCCACCATAACCCCGCTCTGTGTGGCGGGTTTCAACGCCATGAAGGCCCTCTCGACCAGGAATGGCGACCCGAAGGGCGCGAGCAGGCCCTTTGACAAGGACCGGGACGGCTTCGTAATCGGCGAAGGCGCGGGGGTGGTTTTCCTTGAAGAGCTGGAATCGGCAAGGAAAAGAGGCGCCAGGATATACGCGGAGATAGCCGGATACGGCCTCAACGCCGACGCGAACCACATGACCACGCCTGCGCCCAACGGCGAGGGCGCGGCCAGGTGCATGAAGATGGCATTAAGGACAGCGGGGCTGAACCCCGAGGACATCGGCTACGTCAACGCCCACGGCACCTCGACCTACTATAACGACCTCTATGAGACAATGGCCGTAAAGACCGTCTTCGGCGAGCACGCAAGGAAGCTTGCCGTAAGCTCGACAAAGGGCATGACCGGCCACCTCCTCGGGGCCGCCGGCGGCATAGAGGCCGTATTTACCGCCCTTTCGCTCCATCACGGGGTGCTGCCCCCGACCATAAACTACACCACGCCCGACCCGGAATGCGACCTCGACTACGTGCCTAACGCCCCGAGGGAGGCCAAGGTCAAGGCGGCCCTCTCGAACTCGTTCGGCTTCGGAGGGACCAACGGGGTGCTCGCCTTCAAGAGGTTCGAGTAA
- the acpP gene encoding acyl carrier protein translates to MSVENKVKKIIIDQLDVTEDEVTPQASFVDDLGADSLDTVEMVMAFEEEFGIEIPDEDAEKIKTVQDAVEYINKKAGK, encoded by the coding sequence ATGTCTGTTGAGAATAAGGTTAAGAAGATAATAATCGACCAGCTGGACGTGACCGAGGACGAGGTTACCCCGCAGGCCTCTTTCGTGGACGACCTCGGGGCCGACTCCCTCGACACCGTCGAGATGGTAATGGCTTTCGAGGAGGAGTTCGGGATAGAGATACCCGACGAGGACGCCGAGAAGATAAAGACCGTCCAGGACGCTGTAGAGTACATCAATAAAAAGGCCGGGAAATAA
- the fabG gene encoding 3-oxoacyl-[acyl-carrier-protein] reductase — translation MNVTGRIALVTGGAQGIGRSIAEKLGSYGADVAVADVNLEKATEVANSIKAMGRRSMALKLDVTNLKECEEAAEKIFKEFEAIHILVNNAGITRDGLVLRMTEEDWDAVMNVNLKGAFNCTKAVLKYMTKARWGRIVNIASVVGVMGNAGQANYAASKAGLIGLTKTIAREFASRNITCNAVAPGFIETAMTDALSENVKKELMDRIPLGRLGGPADVANGVLFLSSNASGYITGHVLNINGGMAMQ, via the coding sequence ATGAACGTAACCGGAAGGATAGCTCTCGTTACCGGCGGCGCGCAGGGCATCGGCAGGTCCATAGCCGAGAAGCTCGGCTCTTACGGGGCCGACGTGGCCGTGGCGGATGTAAACCTCGAGAAGGCGACCGAGGTTGCCAACTCCATAAAGGCCATGGGCAGGCGCTCGATGGCGCTTAAGCTCGATGTGACGAACCTAAAGGAGTGCGAGGAGGCGGCGGAAAAGATATTCAAGGAGTTCGAGGCCATCCACATACTCGTGAATAACGCCGGGATTACCAGAGACGGCCTCGTCCTCAGGATGACCGAGGAGGACTGGGACGCGGTAATGAACGTGAACCTTAAGGGCGCGTTCAACTGCACCAAGGCCGTCTTGAAGTACATGACCAAGGCGCGCTGGGGGAGGATCGTCAACATAGCCTCTGTGGTGGGAGTCATGGGCAACGCCGGGCAGGCGAATTACGCCGCGAGCAAGGCCGGCCTCATAGGATTGACAAAGACCATAGCCAGGGAGTTCGCGAGCAGGAACATAACCTGTAACGCAGTGGCCCCTGGCTTCATCGAGACCGCAATGACCGACGCCCTTTCCGAGAACGTCAAAAAGGAACTCATGGACAGGATCCCCCTCGGCAGGCTCGGCGGCCCTGCCGACGTCGCCAACGGAGTGCTCTTCCTCTCCTCGAACGCCTCGGGCTACATAACCGGCCACGTCCTCAACATAAACGGCGGCATGGCCATGCAGTAG
- the fabD gene encoding ACP S-malonyltransferase, protein MGKVAFVFPGQGSQSIGMGKSFFDSSEAARRTFAEADEVMGFGLTKLAFEGPSDLLDKTEYTQPALLAASIAALRALAEKTDFIPACMAGHSLGEYTALVASGALDFRDAVRLVHLRGKFMQESVPQGAGKMCAILGLDLETVQVICDSASIDTARVVPANINTPEQIVISGSAAAVEIAANLAKERGAKRVVPLQVSAPSHSPLMEKASERLGEELEKISVNGLKVPVYTNVEAAPVKDGSRVRELLCLQLTSPVRWVDIVRQMKADGVDTIVEVGPGKVLTGLVKRIEKDINALSVSEAQDIEKALPALGA, encoded by the coding sequence ATGGGCAAGGTAGCTTTCGTATTTCCGGGGCAGGGTTCGCAGTCAATCGGCATGGGGAAGAGCTTTTTCGATTCCTCCGAGGCTGCCAGAAGGACCTTTGCCGAGGCTGACGAGGTAATGGGCTTCGGGCTTACGAAGCTCGCCTTTGAAGGGCCTTCGGACCTCCTCGACAAGACCGAGTACACGCAACCCGCGCTCCTCGCCGCTTCGATTGCGGCGCTTCGGGCTCTCGCCGAAAAGACTGATTTCATTCCGGCCTGCATGGCGGGCCACAGCCTTGGCGAGTACACGGCCCTTGTCGCTAGCGGAGCGCTCGATTTCAGGGATGCCGTCAGGCTCGTCCATCTCCGGGGAAAATTCATGCAGGAGAGCGTGCCGCAGGGCGCAGGAAAGATGTGCGCCATACTGGGGCTTGACCTCGAAACGGTCCAGGTAATATGCGATTCAGCGTCGATAGACACTGCCAGGGTCGTACCGGCGAACATAAACACCCCGGAGCAGATAGTCATATCCGGAAGCGCCGCAGCCGTCGAGATAGCCGCGAACCTCGCGAAGGAGAGGGGCGCGAAGAGGGTAGTGCCGCTTCAGGTGAGCGCCCCTTCGCATTCGCCGCTAATGGAGAAGGCAAGCGAGCGCCTCGGCGAGGAGCTTGAAAAGATAAGCGTGAACGGACTAAAGGTGCCCGTATATACGAATGTCGAGGCCGCGCCTGTAAAGGACGGCTCAAGGGTTAGGGAGCTGCTTTGCCTCCAGCTCACGAGTCCCGTGAGGTGGGTGGATATAGTGCGGCAGATGAAGGCCGACGGGGTCGATACCATAGTCGAGGTCGGCCCGGGCAAGGTGCTTACGGGCCTCGTAAAGAGGATAGAGAAGGACATAAACGCCCTGAGCGTCTCCGAGGCCCAGGATATCGAGAAGGCGCTGCCGGCGCTCGGGGCATAA
- a CDS encoding ketoacyl-ACP synthase III, with product MLRSRIMGTGSYVPEKVLTNRELEGMVETSDEWISTRTGIRERRIAAGETASEMAAKAAKAALKAAGLAAKDIDLVVVGTVTAEMAFPSVACLIQAELGIKAGAAAFDVSAACSGFLYALDIADRYLRSGGAGKALVIGVDKFSNLIDWKDRSTCVLFGDGAGAAVLSAEKGQRGVLSCRVHSDGRHWDTLYCRTNRPENPFEKSNEQSYLVMNGNETFKIAVRTMGQAIKEVLEETGLKPEDISLLIPHQANMRIINAARERLKLPEERVYTNLERYGNTSAASIPIALDEAVRDGKIKDNDIIMFVAFGGGLTWASAAVKW from the coding sequence ATGCTCCGGTCGAGGATAATGGGGACCGGCTCTTATGTGCCGGAAAAGGTTCTCACCAACCGCGAGCTGGAGGGCATGGTCGAGACCTCGGACGAATGGATATCCACCCGCACCGGCATAAGGGAACGGAGGATTGCCGCCGGGGAGACCGCCTCGGAGATGGCGGCCAAGGCCGCCAAGGCGGCGCTTAAGGCCGCGGGTTTAGCGGCCAAGGACATAGACCTCGTGGTCGTCGGTACGGTGACCGCCGAGATGGCGTTTCCGTCGGTAGCCTGCCTTATACAGGCGGAGCTCGGGATAAAGGCCGGGGCAGCGGCTTTCGACGTATCTGCCGCCTGCTCGGGGTTTCTTTACGCGCTGGACATAGCGGACAGGTACCTGAGATCCGGCGGGGCGGGTAAGGCCCTGGTCATCGGGGTAGACAAGTTCTCGAACCTTATAGACTGGAAGGACAGGTCCACCTGCGTCCTCTTCGGGGACGGAGCCGGGGCGGCAGTCCTCTCCGCCGAAAAGGGGCAAAGGGGCGTCCTCTCGTGCCGCGTGCATTCCGATGGAAGGCACTGGGATACCCTCTACTGCAGGACCAACCGCCCGGAAAACCCGTTCGAGAAGAGCAATGAGCAGTCCTACCTCGTAATGAACGGGAATGAGACCTTCAAGATAGCCGTCCGCACGATGGGCCAGGCCATAAAAGAGGTGCTGGAGGAGACGGGGCTCAAGCCCGAGGACATATCGCTCCTCATCCCCCACCAAGCCAACATGAGGATAATAAACGCCGCAAGGGAGAGGCTCAAACTCCCTGAGGAAAGGGTCTACACGAACCTCGAAAGGTACGGGAACACCTCGGCCGCGTCCATCCCCATCGCACTTGACGAGGCCGTGAGGGACGGAAAAATTAAAGACAACGACATAATAATGTTCGTGGCCTTCGGCGGCGGGCTCACGTGGGCGTCAGCCGCGGTCAAGTGGTGA
- the plsX gene encoding phosphate acyltransferase PlsX: MKIAVDAMGGDFAPAMVVEGAVRAASELNIPIVLVGDKSRVEDELAKQQGVPSNVSIVHASEVVGMDESPTQAVRKKKDSSLRVCFELVRSGEAGAVVSAGNSGAAMAAGILILKKVKGIDRPAIAVSVPTIKDPAIVLDVGGNVDCKPVHLFQFALMGEVYARYVLKEKRPRVGLLSNGEEDGKGNELTRETHALLKKASINYIGYVEGRDIYQGGVDVVVTDGFVGNVVLKLSEGLVEAVTTMLKNEIMSSLPSRLGYLLSKGAFKRLKKKIDYSEYGGAPLLGIEGVCIISHGRSNAKAMRNAVLRAHEYAQGNVNSHLMEEMEKNHDLMKNGRNEAVSGS; encoded by the coding sequence ATGAAGATTGCCGTTGACGCGATGGGCGGGGACTTTGCCCCCGCCATGGTTGTAGAAGGGGCCGTCCGGGCCGCGAGCGAGCTCAATATCCCCATCGTCCTCGTCGGAGATAAGTCCAGGGTCGAGGACGAGCTTGCCAAGCAGCAGGGCGTTCCGTCCAACGTCTCCATCGTCCACGCCTCCGAGGTCGTGGGCATGGACGAATCCCCCACACAGGCCGTCAGGAAAAAGAAGGACTCGTCGCTACGGGTCTGCTTCGAGCTCGTAAGGAGCGGAGAGGCGGGGGCCGTGGTGAGCGCCGGGAACTCGGGCGCGGCAATGGCCGCAGGCATACTCATCCTTAAGAAGGTAAAGGGCATAGACAGGCCCGCCATAGCCGTATCAGTCCCCACCATAAAAGACCCGGCAATAGTGCTCGACGTGGGCGGGAATGTCGACTGCAAGCCGGTGCACCTTTTCCAGTTCGCCCTCATGGGCGAGGTCTACGCAAGGTACGTCCTGAAGGAAAAGAGGCCCAGGGTCGGCCTTCTCTCGAACGGCGAGGAGGACGGCAAGGGGAACGAGCTTACTAGGGAGACGCACGCTCTTTTAAAGAAGGCCTCCATAAACTACATAGGATACGTCGAGGGCAGGGACATATACCAGGGCGGGGTGGACGTGGTCGTAACCGACGGCTTCGTCGGGAACGTCGTCCTTAAGCTCAGCGAGGGACTTGTCGAGGCCGTAACCACCATGCTCAAGAACGAAATAATGTCGAGCCTCCCTTCGAGGCTCGGCTATCTCCTTTCAAAGGGCGCTTTCAAGAGGCTCAAGAAAAAGATAGACTACTCGGAGTACGGCGGCGCGCCGCTCCTCGGAATTGAGGGCGTCTGCATCATAAGCCACGGCAGGTCGAACGCCAAGGCCATGAGGAACGCTGTGCTCCGCGCGCACGAGTACGCCCAGGGGAACGTTAATTCCCACCTGATGGAAGAGATGGAGAAAAACCACGACCTCATGAAGAACGGCCGTAATGAAGCCGTCTCGGGAAGTTGA
- the rpmF gene encoding 50S ribosomal protein L32: MPNPKKRHSSCKRGQRRSHDALSAPAVSTCPQCGEPKRPHHVCPSCGTYKGRTVIKKKEAV, encoded by the coding sequence ATGCCGAACCCCAAGAAAAGACATTCGAGCTGCAAGAGGGGCCAGAGAAGGAGCCATGACGCGCTGTCCGCTCCGGCGGTCTCCACCTGCCCCCAGTGCGGCGAGCCCAAGCGCCCGCACCACGTCTGCCCGAGCTGCGGCACATACAAGGGCAGGACTGTAATCAAGAAGAAAGAGGCCGTCTAA
- a CDS encoding DUF177 domain-containing protein, giving the protein MKIRIEDIPPSGLSLDLEESGAALKEYAGGKLDLDFSTPVKAHLEVSKRGQSIFVSGDIKAGIRVECSRCLKEFEYPYESDFASYYELGREPEKEKELKPEDMDVNFIAGDSLDTSEVLLGQIALEIPMQPLCRPDCKGLCPKCGADLNLGDCGCGGEDKTDPRLAKLKEFKR; this is encoded by the coding sequence ATGAAGATACGAATAGAGGACATACCGCCTTCAGGGCTATCGCTCGACCTCGAAGAGAGCGGAGCGGCATTAAAGGAATACGCCGGGGGGAAGCTCGACCTGGACTTCTCCACTCCCGTTAAAGCACACCTCGAGGTCTCGAAGAGGGGGCAGAGCATCTTCGTCTCCGGAGACATAAAGGCCGGAATACGTGTCGAGTGCAGCAGGTGCTTGAAGGAGTTCGAGTACCCTTACGAGTCCGACTTCGCCTCCTATTACGAACTTGGCAGGGAGCCTGAGAAGGAAAAGGAGCTCAAGCCCGAGGACATGGACGTCAACTTCATAGCCGGCGATTCCCTCGACACCTCCGAGGTGCTTTTGGGCCAGATAGCCCTTGAGATTCCCATGCAGCCGCTTTGCAGGCCGGACTGCAAGGGCCTCTGCCCGAAGTGCGGTGCTGACCTGAACCTCGGCGACTGCGGCTGCGGGGGCGAGGATAAGACAGACCCGAGGCTCGCCAAGCTCAAGGAATTCAAGCGCTGA
- a CDS encoding type II toxin-antitoxin system prevent-host-death family antitoxin — MNTISTKELKTKLRGYLDKVSRGEKFIITDHMKEVALLMPVPNERRVIHSLIEAKKAKWNGGKPAGIRGIRTKVKLLAETILKERW, encoded by the coding sequence TTGAACACAATCAGCACAAAAGAGCTTAAGACCAAATTACGCGGTTATCTCGATAAGGTGTCGCGTGGGGAAAAGTTCATAATAACCGACCACATGAAGGAAGTTGCTCTGTTGATGCCTGTTCCGAACGAACGCCGTGTCATTCATTCGCTTATTGAAGCCAAAAAGGCAAAATGGAATGGTGGGAAACCGGCGGGCATAAGAGGTATCCGCACAAAAGTCAAACTACTTGCCGAGACTATCCTTAAGGAAAGATGGTGA
- a CDS encoding metal ABC transporter permease — translation MEALSFLAYPFLGCVLLILIHAYFGIHILERGVIFLDLALAQFIGLGISVAFYMGHEDGSGRYVYAVVFAIIGASILSLSSLVARYVNIEAFIGVFYVCSLAASMLVLDSTPHGLDELKAILNGNILWVTPGDLLKMSALYSSIGLVHLVFRKKFLSLSFERRGSYIWELIFFVSFALVLVSSVSTAGVLQVFSFLVIPALIGGLFTRGPLKILLIGWGVGIIASAFGLMASFKMDLPTAPLFITFLGTVFFALLIIKAWRTGRREH, via the coding sequence ATGGAGGCCCTGAGTTTTCTCGCGTACCCTTTTCTTGGCTGTGTGCTTTTAATCCTGATACACGCGTACTTCGGCATACACATACTTGAAAGGGGGGTAATCTTCCTTGACCTTGCCCTGGCGCAGTTCATAGGGCTTGGGATCTCCGTGGCCTTTTACATGGGCCACGAGGATGGTTCTGGCAGGTATGTCTACGCGGTCGTCTTCGCGATAATTGGGGCCTCTATCCTGTCTCTTTCCAGCCTGGTCGCAAGGTACGTGAACATAGAGGCGTTCATCGGTGTCTTTTATGTCTGCTCGCTGGCGGCAAGCATGCTTGTGCTCGACAGTACGCCTCACGGCCTGGATGAGCTTAAGGCCATCCTCAACGGCAATATACTCTGGGTCACTCCGGGAGACCTCCTGAAGATGTCGGCCCTTTATTCCTCAATAGGGCTGGTGCACCTTGTGTTCAGAAAGAAATTCCTGTCCCTTTCATTTGAGAGAAGGGGGAGCTACATCTGGGAATTGATCTTTTTCGTAAGTTTTGCGTTGGTGCTGGTCAGTTCGGTTTCAACCGCCGGGGTCTTGCAGGTGTTTTCGTTCCTTGTCATACCCGCCCTCATAGGGGGTCTTTTCACTAGAGGACCCCTCAAGATACTGCTCATAGGATGGGGCGTTGGAATAATAGCCAGCGCTTTCGGGCTGATGGCGTCATTTAAAATGGACCTTCCCACTGCTCCGCTCTTTATAACGTTTCTGGGAACGGTCTTTTTTGCACTTTTAATCATAAAGGCGTGGAGGACCGGGCGACGAGAGCATTAA
- a CDS encoding metal ABC transporter substrate-binding protein, producing the protein MKKTVVLTFLMLLFSFAASAYAKVNVVATLPFIGSIAKEIGGDKVDVTTLVKPTQDPHFVDAKPSMILAARKADVLMYNGLDLEIGYLPLLMESSRNPKIQPGKPGNFDCSRYVSVIEKPAFVDRSMGDVHPLGNPHYLYSPKNVIRVTESITEELSTVDPANAGYYRSNFAAFKEKFDRKQAEWNAKKLSGKKFIAYHKYFEYLASEFGFQIVGYLEPKPGIPPSARHIEGLIESTKISRPDAIICTANNGIDQSRALGARTGLKVAVVPQDVGATSEAKDWFSFMDQVLKSLE; encoded by the coding sequence ATGAAGAAGACGGTTGTTTTGACGTTTTTAATGCTGCTGTTCTCGTTCGCGGCCAGTGCTTATGCCAAGGTTAACGTGGTCGCAACGCTCCCTTTCATCGGGAGCATTGCCAAGGAGATAGGGGGCGATAAAGTCGATGTGACGACGCTTGTAAAGCCCACCCAGGACCCGCATTTCGTTGACGCCAAGCCGTCCATGATACTGGCCGCAAGGAAGGCCGACGTCCTCATGTATAACGGCCTTGACCTTGAGATAGGGTACCTGCCCCTTCTCATGGAATCTTCAAGGAACCCTAAAATACAGCCCGGCAAGCCGGGCAACTTCGATTGTTCGAGGTATGTCTCGGTAATAGAAAAACCCGCTTTCGTCGACAGGAGCATGGGAGATGTGCACCCGCTCGGCAACCCGCACTACCTTTACTCGCCGAAAAACGTCATTCGCGTGACCGAGAGTATCACCGAAGAGCTCTCCACGGTCGATCCGGCGAACGCGGGGTACTACAGGAGCAACTTCGCCGCTTTCAAGGAGAAGTTCGACAGGAAACAGGCCGAGTGGAACGCAAAAAAACTCAGCGGCAAGAAGTTCATAGCCTACCACAAATATTTCGAGTATCTCGCAAGCGAGTTCGGCTTCCAGATAGTCGGGTACCTGGAGCCGAAGCCCGGCATTCCGCCTTCTGCACGCCACATAGAAGGGCTTATCGAGTCGACAAAGATTTCCAGGCCAGACGCGATAATCTGCACGGCCAATAACGGCATTGACCAGTCCAGGGCATTGGGGGCGAGGACCGGGCTCAAGGTGGCGGTGGTGCCGCAGGACGTAGGCGCCACATCCGAAGCGAAGGACTGGTTCTCGTTCATGGACCAGGTATTGAAATCACTCGAGTAA